In Bacillota bacterium, a genomic segment contains:
- the fabZ gene encoding 3-hydroxyacyl-ACP dehydratase FabZ, whose protein sequence is MLDILEIQNRIPHRFPFLMVDRVLELEPGIRAVGLKNLTINEQFFSGHYPQRPIMPGVLMLEAMAQVGGLAVIKDGVASGQVPLLTGIDKARFRRVVVPGDQLRIEVEVTQLRRSLAKCKGYCYVEDELAAEADLMFVVAPADKVGQ, encoded by the coding sequence ATGTTAGATATTCTTGAAATCCAAAACAGAATTCCCCATCGCTTTCCCTTTTTGATGGTGGATCGAGTCCTGGAGTTGGAGCCAGGTATTCGGGCAGTTGGATTGAAGAACTTGACCATCAACGAGCAATTCTTCTCTGGTCATTATCCCCAGCGCCCTATTATGCCAGGGGTTCTGATGCTTGAGGCTATGGCTCAAGTCGGGGGATTGGCGGTGATCAAGGATGGAGTGGCCAGCGGTCAGGTTCCTTTGTTAACCGGGATCGACAAAGCTCGCTTTCGGCGAGTCGTGGTTCCCGGCGACCAACTTCGCATTGAAGTTGAAGTCACTCAGTTGCGCAGGTCCTTGGCCAAGTGCAAGGGCTATTGTTATGTAGAAGATGAGCTGGCTGCCGAAGCGGATTTGATGTTTGTGGTGGCCCCTGCCGACAAGGTCGGACAGTAA